The Xanthomonas sp. DAR 80977 nucleotide sequence ACCGCCTGATGGAAGCCACCGCCGAACGCAGCGCCCTGATCGAACGCCTGCAAGGTGCGCTGGACGCACTGGAGCGTGGCGACGAAGCCGCCTGGCGCAAGGAAATCGACACGCTCGCCGCCTGGCGCACGCGGCCGATGATGCAGGGCCTGAGCCGGCTGGCGCGCGATCTGGGCCAGGCGCTCGGCGAACTGCCCACCATCCCCAGCGAGGCCGGCGAGCTGGACGATGCCTGCTCGCGCCTGGACCACGTGGTGGCGATGACCGAGCAGGCCAGCCACCGCACCCTGGACCTGGCCGAGGAATGCCGCGCGCTGGCCGATCAGCTGCGCGCCGGCGGACTGACCGGCGACCAGGGCGAGATCCTCGACAAGATCCGCCACAACCTCACCGAGATGGCCCTGGCGCAGAGCTTCCAGGACCTGACCGGGCAGATCATCCGCCGCGTGGCCAGCATCGTGCGCCGCGTGCACGAGGGCTTCGGCGCGCTGGGCCTGCCGCCGAAGGACGACAACAAGAAGGCCGACGGCGGCCTGGCCGGTCCGGCGCTGGCCGGGCTGGACCGTCACGGCGTGTCGCAGAACGACGCCGACGACCTGCTGTCCGGACTGGGGCTGTAATCTCATGAGCGCCGTTCCCGACGACATCGCTGCCGACTTCATCATCGAGGCCCAGGAAATCCTGGACCGGCTCGGCGAGCAGCTGGTGTCGCTGGAGCAGGCGCCCGAGGACAGCGCGCAGCTCAACGCGGTGTTCCGCGGCTTCCACACGCTCAAGGGCGGCGCCGGATTCCTGGCGATCACGCCCATGGTCGAGCTGTGCCACGCCGCCGAGGACACCCTGGGCCAGGCCCGCGCCGGCCAGGCCACGCTGCAGGCGCGGCACTTCGACGCCGCGCAGCAGTCGCTGGACTACCTGCAGTCGATGCTCGACGCGTTCGGCAGCGGCAGCGAACCGCCGCGCGCGCCGCAGCAGCTGATCGCGCAGTTCGCGACCAGCGGCGAGGAAACCGCCGTCCCCAGCCCCAAGGCGGCCGCTGCGCCGACGTCGGCGCCGGCCGCAGGCGGCAACAGCGACCTCATCGACGACGACGAATTCGAAGCGCTGCTCGACCAGCTGCACGGCGGCGCCGCGCCGGCCGCGCTGCCGGTGCCGGCCGCCGCGCCGCGGCCGGCGCCGAGCGCCAAGCCCGCCGCCGCGCCGGCCAAGGCCGCCGAACCCGAGCACACCGTGCGCGTGGACACCAAGCGCCTGGACGCGATCGTCAACCTGATCGGCGAACTGGTGCTGTCGCGCAACCGGCTCAAGACCCTGCGCGTGCGCCTGCGCGACGAAGAACTGGACCGCGCGGTCAGCAGCCTGGACATCGCCACCGCGCGCCTGCAGTCGGCGGTGATGCGCACCCGCATGCAGCCGGTCGGCAAGGTGTTCTCGCGCTTCCCGAAGGTGGCGCGCGACGTCGCCCGCTCCTTGAACAAGGAAGTGGAGCTGGAACTGATCGGCGCCGACACCGAACTGGACCGCAACCTGGTCGAGGCGCTGGCCGATCCGCTGGTGCACCTGGTGCGCAACGCCATCGACCACGGCATCGAGGCGCCGGCGCTGCGCGAGGCCACCGGCAAGCCGCGCGGCGGCCACGTGCGCCTGTCGGCGCAGCAGGAAGGCGACTACGTCAGCATCGAGGTGCAGGACGACGGCGCCGGCATCGACCCGGAGCGG carries:
- a CDS encoding chemotaxis protein CheA, translating into MSAVPDDIAADFIIEAQEILDRLGEQLVSLEQAPEDSAQLNAVFRGFHTLKGGAGFLAITPMVELCHAAEDTLGQARAGQATLQARHFDAAQQSLDYLQSMLDAFGSGSEPPRAPQQLIAQFATSGEETAVPSPKAAAAPTSAPAAGGNSDLIDDDEFEALLDQLHGGAAPAALPVPAAAPRPAPSAKPAAAPAKAAEPEHTVRVDTKRLDAIVNLIGELVLSRNRLKTLRVRLRDEELDRAVSSLDIATARLQSAVMRTRMQPVGKVFSRFPKVARDVARSLNKEVELELIGADTELDRNLVEALADPLVHLVRNAIDHGIEAPALREATGKPRGGHVRLSAQQEGDYVSIEVQDDGAGIDPERLRAKAREKGLIDPEAAARLTTEECLHLVFLPGFSTKSEVTDISGRGVGMDVVQSRIRELSGQIQIQSELGRGSRFLIRVPLTLAILPTLLVQAGDTVYALPLARVVEVLHAPRRSLGWFDGRAVLDRQSHTLPLVDLRQWLNIEAPQLPLLTVVVLQAGESRMGLVVDQVRGREEVVIKPLPRALRGLPGYAGATLIGDGRLALILDVDGLKS
- a CDS encoding protein phosphatase CheZ: MEATAERSALIERLQGALDALERGDEAAWRKEIDTLAAWRTRPMMQGLSRLARDLGQALGELPTIPSEAGELDDACSRLDHVVAMTEQASHRTLDLAEECRALADQLRAGGLTGDQGEILDKIRHNLTEMALAQSFQDLTGQIIRRVASIVRRVHEGFGALGLPPKDDNKKADGGLAGPALAGLDRHGVSQNDADDLLSGLGL